In a single window of the Gadus macrocephalus chromosome 6, ASM3116895v1 genome:
- the wdr54 gene encoding WD repeat-containing protein 54 isoform X3, with protein MSPPATLSSCRQPGVFFPLVTYWCSRPRRMYESDGSIMVYWHALDTPETATAQAVFARGIAAVRENYICVGEASGGILVFDIPSKGGNITLSEVLEEHKESITDMASECSGSQECIADMVSADDTGTLCVWKSGEEFQLLNKITGFDMSCSSVKLWKGTVVAGYGTGQIRLYEAVTGILHAEVNAHARWIYSLDIAPFSGLVLQLLSAAEDSFVRVWHLTMTPESNTVEISHMYNECVTDTQICGAKFCDGDGYAFGVTGYDLSEIIRYTQS; from the exons ATGTCGCCACCAGCAACTCTCTCATCATGCAG GCAGCCTGGTGTGTTCTTCCCTCTCGTGACCTACTGGTGCTCACGTCCCAGAAGG ATGTATGAGTCTGATGGCTCCATAATGGTGTACTGGCATGCACTGGATACCCCGGAAACCGCTACAG CTCAGGCAGTGTTTGCAAGAGGGATAGCAGCAGTGCGAGAGAATTACATATGTGTGG GTGAAGCGTCTGGTGGGATCCTAGTGTTTGACATCCCCAGTAAAGGCGGGAACATCACCCTGTCTGAGGTGTTGGAGGAACACAAGGAGTCCATCACAGACATGGCTTCCGAGTGTTCTGGCAGTCAG GAGTGCATTGCTGACATGGTCAGTGCGGATGATACTGGAACGCTCTGTGTGTGGAAGTCTGGGGAGGAATTCCAGCTGCTCAACAAGATCACTGGCTTTGA CATGAGCTGCTCCTCAGTCAAGCTGTGGAAGGGCACGGTGGTGGCGGGCTACGGCACCGGTCAGATCCGTCTGTACGAGGCTGTGACTGGGATCCTGCATGCAGAGGTCAACGCCCATGCTCGCTGGATCTACTCGCTTGATATCGCCCCTTTCTCTGGGCTGGT GCTTCAGCTTTTGTCTGCAGCCGAAGATTCGTTCGTCAGAGTGTGGCACCTGACGATGACGCCAGAGTCCAACACCGTGGAG ATTTCCCATATGTACAATGAGTGTGTGACGGACACTCAGATTTGCGGCGCAAAGTTCTGTGACGGCGACGGCTACGCCTTTGGGGTCACTGGCTACGACCTCAGCGAGATCATCCGCTACACGCAGTCATAG
- the wdr54 gene encoding WD repeat-containing protein 54 isoform X1, which yields MYHKEKSLQIKNSASALYNNLSVLRIAPRSLTYFTVVHANTVSIVSASWDGLNTSHRQLQSKEPNVATSNSLIMQAAWCVLPSRDLLVLTSQKGIQMYESDGSIMVYWHALDTPETATAQAVFARGIAAVRENYICVGEASGGILVFDIPSKGGNITLSEVLEEHKESITDMASECSGSQECIADMVSADDTGTLCVWKSGEEFQLLNKITGFDMSCSSVKLWKGTVVAGYGTGQIRLYEAVTGILHAEVNAHARWIYSLDIAPFSGLVLQLLSAAEDSFVRVWHLTMTPESNTVEISHMYNECVTDTQICGAKFCDGDGYAFGVTGYDLSEIIRYTQS from the exons ATGTACCATAAAGAGAAGAGCTTACAGATCAAGAACAGCGCGTCGGCGCTCTACAACAACCTCAGCGTGCTGCGTATCGCCCCGCGGAGCCTCACCTACTTCACGGTGGTGCATGCCAACACGGTGAGCATAGTAAGCGCGTCCTGGGACGGCCTGAACACCTCCCACCGCCAGCTGCAGTCCAAGGAGCCTAATGTCGCCACCAGCAACTCTCTCATCATGCAG GCAGCCTGGTGTGTTCTTCCCTCTCGTGACCTACTGGTGCTCACGTCCCAGAAGGGTATTCAG ATGTATGAGTCTGATGGCTCCATAATGGTGTACTGGCATGCACTGGATACCCCGGAAACCGCTACAG CTCAGGCAGTGTTTGCAAGAGGGATAGCAGCAGTGCGAGAGAATTACATATGTGTGG GTGAAGCGTCTGGTGGGATCCTAGTGTTTGACATCCCCAGTAAAGGCGGGAACATCACCCTGTCTGAGGTGTTGGAGGAACACAAGGAGTCCATCACAGACATGGCTTCCGAGTGTTCTGGCAGTCAG GAGTGCATTGCTGACATGGTCAGTGCGGATGATACTGGAACGCTCTGTGTGTGGAAGTCTGGGGAGGAATTCCAGCTGCTCAACAAGATCACTGGCTTTGA CATGAGCTGCTCCTCAGTCAAGCTGTGGAAGGGCACGGTGGTGGCGGGCTACGGCACCGGTCAGATCCGTCTGTACGAGGCTGTGACTGGGATCCTGCATGCAGAGGTCAACGCCCATGCTCGCTGGATCTACTCGCTTGATATCGCCCCTTTCTCTGGGCTGGT GCTTCAGCTTTTGTCTGCAGCCGAAGATTCGTTCGTCAGAGTGTGGCACCTGACGATGACGCCAGAGTCCAACACCGTGGAG ATTTCCCATATGTACAATGAGTGTGTGACGGACACTCAGATTTGCGGCGCAAAGTTCTGTGACGGCGACGGCTACGCCTTTGGGGTCACTGGCTACGACCTCAGCGAGATCATCCGCTACACGCAGTCATAG
- the LOC132459635 gene encoding uncharacterized protein C2orf81 homolog translates to MSRSASKSRADTRGPKAPVQAASPQSNDPPVEEDVVPGHLTQTQWEDLLKLEETGENVEGIVEDLMGNVMEKCLKSHIHKQLVAFTVCWAKDFLVEAMELALLYRDPGDGPEEAFSTAEDSQPVPSPIDSWAQGCVPVVSISSPPPLPPHATPHKAAGLDKKEPGSPRPPCPEAQLNSSRVQHEKHRERSGPADHSPHRIATPTPPGKSDRKKKMKILLNTAAKESIQSSTQSLSRLVTQGEQEEDRKRRVRLSTDGFDSLPASEGKQPVSKRHHVLQPLPLVSPQYEILDTLLPKRQTIHGLPLSGHKYTKQRAVSTSMKLKPLPNYTDNKAKLQQRPNAQPRTDFWLEPRHHSTPVDKSGIIRFSGSLRLDTMNLVPGVSLNESQGLQNSPLNAGTQVCLDNMAELRPIRRYPALPSLTTEQRSTGVPAQAMPLK, encoded by the exons ATGTCGCGCTCTGCATCCAAGTCCCGCGCGGACACTCGGGGCCCAAAAGCCCCTGTCCAAGCGGCCTCTCCTCAGAGCAATGACCCCCCCGTGGAAGAAGACGTGGTCCCCGGTCACCTGACCCAGACACAGTGGGAGGACTTGCTGAagctggaggagacgggggaAAACGTTGAGGGGATAGTGGAGGACCTCATGGGCAATGTCATGGAGAAATGTCTCAagtcacacattcacaaacag CTTGTGGCTTTCACCGTATGCTGGGCCAAAGACTTCCTAGTCGAGGCTATGGAACTGGCTCTCCTCTACCGTGACCCAGGAGACGGGCCGGAGGAGGCCTTCTCCACTGCTGAAGACTCACAGCCGGTGCCTTCACCTATAGACTCCTGGGCCCAAGGCTGTGTGCCTGTTGTATCCATcagcagtcctcctcctcttcctcctcacgcaACTCCTCACAAA GCAGCAGGGCTGGATAAAAAAGAGCCAGGATCTCCCCGGCCGCCCTGCCCAGAGGCCCAGCTGAACAGCTCTAGAGTACAACATGAGAAGCATAGAGAGAGGAGTGGCCCTGCAGATCACAGCCCTCACAGAATAGCCACCCCTACCCCACCAGGCAAAAGtgatagaaagaaaaaaatgaagatTCTGCTAAATACTGCGGCCAAAGAATCAATCCAGTCCTCAACACAGTCCCTTTCCCGGTTGGTTACccaaggggagcaggaggaggacaggaagaggagggttcgtTTGTCCACTGATGGGTTTGATTCGTTACCTGCGTCTGAGGGCAAGCAACCCGTGTCAAAGCGACATCATGTCCTCCAGCCCCTGCCTCTTGTCTCTCCTCAGTATGAGATCCTGGACACACTGCTCCCTAAAAGACAGACCATACATGGACTTCCTCTCTCAGGGCACAAATACACCAAACAGCGTGCGGTGTCAACCAGCATGAAGCTCAAGCCATTACCCAACTACACGGATAATAAGGCCAAGCTTCAACAAAGACCAAACGCCCAGCCCAGGACTGATTTCTGGCTTGAGCCCAGACACCATTCTACTCCCGTGGACAAGAGTGGTATAATTAGGTTTTCCGGAAGTTTGAGGCTAGACACCATGAATTTAGTACCAGGGGTTTCCCTCAATGAGTCACAGGGTCTTCAGAACAGTCCACTAAACGCTGGTACTCAGGTCTGTTTGGATAACATGGCTGAGCTGAGGCCCATACGAAGGTATCCAGCCTTGCCAAGCCTTACTACTGAGCAGCGTAGTACAGGTGTACCAGCTCAGGCAATGCCCCTCAAGTAA
- the wdr54 gene encoding WD repeat-containing protein 54 isoform X2, whose product MYHKEKSLQIKNSASALYNNLSVLRIAPRSLTYFTVVHANTVSIVSASWDGLNTSHRQLQSKEPNVATSNSLIMQAAWCVLPSRDLLVLTSQKGIQMYESDGSIMVYWHALDTPETATAQAVFARGIAAVRENYICVGEASGGILVFDIPSKGGNITLSEVLEEHKESITDMASECSGSQECIADMVSADDTGTLCVWKSGEEFQLLNKITGFDMSCSSVKLWKGTVVAGYGTGQIRLYEAVTGILHAEVNAHARWIYSLDIAPFSGLLLSAAEDSFVRVWHLTMTPESNTVEISHMYNECVTDTQICGAKFCDGDGYAFGVTGYDLSEIIRYTQS is encoded by the exons ATGTACCATAAAGAGAAGAGCTTACAGATCAAGAACAGCGCGTCGGCGCTCTACAACAACCTCAGCGTGCTGCGTATCGCCCCGCGGAGCCTCACCTACTTCACGGTGGTGCATGCCAACACGGTGAGCATAGTAAGCGCGTCCTGGGACGGCCTGAACACCTCCCACCGCCAGCTGCAGTCCAAGGAGCCTAATGTCGCCACCAGCAACTCTCTCATCATGCAG GCAGCCTGGTGTGTTCTTCCCTCTCGTGACCTACTGGTGCTCACGTCCCAGAAGGGTATTCAG ATGTATGAGTCTGATGGCTCCATAATGGTGTACTGGCATGCACTGGATACCCCGGAAACCGCTACAG CTCAGGCAGTGTTTGCAAGAGGGATAGCAGCAGTGCGAGAGAATTACATATGTGTGG GTGAAGCGTCTGGTGGGATCCTAGTGTTTGACATCCCCAGTAAAGGCGGGAACATCACCCTGTCTGAGGTGTTGGAGGAACACAAGGAGTCCATCACAGACATGGCTTCCGAGTGTTCTGGCAGTCAG GAGTGCATTGCTGACATGGTCAGTGCGGATGATACTGGAACGCTCTGTGTGTGGAAGTCTGGGGAGGAATTCCAGCTGCTCAACAAGATCACTGGCTTTGA CATGAGCTGCTCCTCAGTCAAGCTGTGGAAGGGCACGGTGGTGGCGGGCTACGGCACCGGTCAGATCCGTCTGTACGAGGCTGTGACTGGGATCCTGCATGCAGAGGTCAACGCCCATGCTCGCTGGATCTACTCGCTTGATATCGCCCCTTTCTCTGGGCTG CTTTTGTCTGCAGCCGAAGATTCGTTCGTCAGAGTGTGGCACCTGACGATGACGCCAGAGTCCAACACCGTGGAG ATTTCCCATATGTACAATGAGTGTGTGACGGACACTCAGATTTGCGGCGCAAAGTTCTGTGACGGCGACGGCTACGCCTTTGGGGTCACTGGCTACGACCTCAGCGAGATCATCCGCTACACGCAGTCATAG